GCGAGGAATTTTTGTTGTCTTGATATTTTGCGGCGGATTTAATCACTTTTTCAAGAAAAGTGATACCATCTCCTTCGTCGTGAAAATATTGTGCGCGATGTGTTGTCCCAAAAGAATCAAAACCTCCCGCTACGGCCAGATTTTCGAATGCTTTTTTATTGGCGGACCTTAGATCAATTCTTTTAGCCAAATCAAAAACCGACTTATAGTGGCCGTCTTTTTTTCGGTTTTCCACTATGGTCTCCACAGCGGAGCGGCCAACTCCTTTTATGGCCCCCATACCAAAACGCACGGCTCCTTCTTTGTTTACGGCAAACTTGTAATAAGATTCATTAACATCCGGACCTAATACCTCTAATCCCATACGCTTGCACTCCTCCATAAAAAAGGTCACTTGCTTTATGTCGTTCATATTATTGCTTAAAACCGCGGCCATGTATTCGGCAGGGTAGTGCGCCTTTAGGTAGGCCGTTTGGTAGGCAATGTACGCATAGCAAGTAGAGTGACTTTTGTTAAACGCATATGCGGCAAACGCTTCCCAGTCCTTCCAGATTTTTTCCAGTGTTTCTACTGGGTGACCATTTGCCGCCCCACCTTCCAAAAATTGGGGTTTCATTTTTTGGAGTACGGAAAATATTTTCTTACCCATCGCTTTTCGGAGAACGTCAGCATCACCTTTGGAGAAGCCGGCCAGTTTTTGGGAAAGCAACATCACTTGCTCTTGGTAAACGGTGATACCATAGGTCTCCTTAAGGTACTCCTCCATGTCGGGCAGGTCGTACTTAATTTCTGCCATTCCATTCTTTCGTTGGATAAAATCCGGAATGTATTCCATGGGTCCTGGACGGTAGAGTGCGTTCATGGCAATTAAGTCATCAAAAACCGAAGGCTTCAAATCCTTCATATGTTTCTGCATCCCGGGCGATTCATACTGAAATATACCTACCGTATCGCCACGCTGGAAAAGTTCATAGGTCTTTTCATCGTCCAACGGAAAATCATCGGGCACCAATTCAATACCGTGCTTGGCCTTTACAATTTTGACCGTATCCTTAATCAAGGTCAAGGTTTTTAATCCCAAGAAATCCATCTTCAATAAGCCGGCACTCTCCACAACGGAGTTATCAAACTGGGTAACATACAAATCGGAATCCTTGGCCGTGGCTACAGGAACAAAATCTGTGATATCACTAGGGGTGATGATGACCCCACAGGCATGGATTCCGGTATTCCTAACCGAGCCCTCTAAGGTCCGGGCCATTTTGAGCGTCTGACCTTCTAAATCATCACCGTCATGGATATTGAGTAATTGGTTTACTTTTTCGTAATCATCCGCACGGAATTTTTTTCTTAGATCGGCATCGGACTGTCCAAAAATCTTTCCTAGTTTGGACATGGTAGGAATCAGCTTCGCTATACGATCAGCATCTCCCAAGGGCAAATCGAGTACACGGGCAGTATCACGAATAGATGATTTTGCGGCCATGGTACCGTACGTAATAATCTGGGCAACCTGATTAGCCCCGTATTTCTTGATGACATAGTCCATAACTCTTCCACGGCCTTCATCATCAAAATCGATATCAATATCCGGCATGGAAACCCTATCCGGATTTAGAAATCGCTCAAAAAGTAGGTCGTACTTAAGAGGGTCTATGTTCGTAATCTTAAGGCAGTAGGCTACAACAGAACCTGCCGCCGATCCACGTCCCGGACCTACGCTTACATCCATATTCCTAGCCTCACGTATGAAATCCTCAACAATCAAAAAGTATCCCGGGTAACCGGAATTCTCAATCGTTTTGAGCTCAAAATCTATTCGTTCCTCAATCTCTGGAGTAATTTCTGCATACCTTTTTTTTGCACCTTCATAGGTGATATGTCTTAGATATGCATTTTCGCCTCTCTTACCACCGTCTGCCTCATCTTCTGGAACTTTGAAAGCTTCCGGAATATCAAACTTGGGTAACAGTACATCTCGCGCTAGTTCAAAAGGTTCTATTTTATCTACAATTTCGGAAATGTTCAGAATGGCTTCGGGCAAGTCCTTGAACAAGGTCTTCATTTCGTCTTGCGACTTAAAATAATATTCCTGATTGGGTAAACCGTACCTATAGCCACGTCCTCTGCCAATTGGCGTAGCCTGCTTTTCCCCATCCTTTACGCAGAGCAAAATATCATGTGCATCCGCATCCTCCTTGGCACAATAGTAAGTGTTGTTCGTAGCGACCAATTTAACCTTATGTTTTTCGGAAAAATTAATCAATACCTGATTCACACGATCTTCATCTTCCTGCCCATGGCGCATGATTTCCATATACAGATCATCACCGAATTCTTCTTTCCACCAAAGCAATGCTTCCTCGGCCTGGTTCTCCCCAACGTTCAAAACCTTGCCGGGAATCTCCCCGTATAGATTTCCGGTGAGCACTATGATATCATCCTTATACCGTTGTATTATTTTTTTATCGATTCGAGGCACATAATAGAAGCCATCCGTATAGGCAATGGATGACATCTTTGCCAAATTATGATATCCTTTTTTGTTCTTTGCCAACAGTACAACTTGATATCCGTAGTCCTTAACATTCTTATTGGAATGGTCTTCGCAAACAAAAAATTCACAACCGATGATAGGCTTTATTTCTTGAGCTACTGGTTCTTCCCCTTTTTCAATTGCAGCTTCATTCTTTTCCTTAATGCTATTATTTTGAGCCTTTACCGCCTTTACAAAATGGAATGCACCCATCATGTTGGCGTGATCGGTTATGGCCACGGCCGGCATATTATTGGCTGCCGCTGATTTAACTAAATCTGTTACGGCAATGGTGGACTGCAATACGGAGAACTGACTATGGTTATGCAAATGCACATAGGTGGCTTCCTCTAAAGTCTTTACATTTTCCTTGATTTCTGCCTGTGACACCCCACCAGTATCCTTTTCCCAAAGCGCATCGGCGATTTTTTTTGATGCTTTTTTAAGGTTGATGTGTTTAAGGCCTATGAGTTGAATCTCTTTAGGGTTTGCCTCGGAAAAATTTTCGAAATAATCCGGTTCAACATCCAGTTGTTCCGTGGTGTATTGTTTTTTACGAACCAATTCTAAAAAACAGCGGGTAGTGGCCTCTACATCCGCTGTTGCGTTATGGGCTTCTCCAAACGGCTCCCCAAATAAATATTGGTGTAATTCTGTCAGCGTAGGAAGTTTAAATTTACCTCCACGCCCTCCAGGAATTTGGCATAACTGTGCCGTATGCTCGGTACAAGTATCCAAAACGGGGAGTTCCTGTAAGGGGTTTTCGATACCCAACCTATGGAACTCCGCTCCCATAATGTTCAAATCAAAACCAACATTCTGGCCGACGATGAATTTGGTTTTAGACATTGCCTCGTTGAACTTCTCTAGAACTTCATGCAACGCAACTCCTTTTTGCTCGGCCAGAGCGGTGGAGATGCCATGAATTTGTTCTGCATCATAGGGAATATTAAAACCGTCCGGACGTACCAAATAATCTTGATGTTCCACTAGGTTTCCCATGGCATCGTGCAATTGCCACGCAATTTGTATACAGCGCGGCCAGTTATCCGTATCGGTTATGGGAGCGTTCCAGTTTTTAGGAAGTCCGGTAGTTTCGGTATCAAAGATGAGGTACATAAAAGTTATAAGTTGCGAGGGATGGGCCTCGGATTGTTTATTCGACAGATTTAAACATATAAAAATACTCAAAAGCTGTTGTCTGGAAAAGATGAGTTGTCATGAGTTATCAACCTGCTTTTATAATATTTTGAAATCTTTTTAAATTCTTACCTTTCCTTATACAGAATAATGGAAAAAATGAGGACTACAAAATATTCTCTTATATCAATAAAATTTTTAATCCTGCTCCTCTTAGGGCTATTTCCGTCGTTAAAAGCTCAAGAAAATCAAAGAAAGTCACCCAATTTCATAATTATTTTTGCCGATGATTTAGGCTATGGTGACCTGGGGGTTTTTGGTAATCCATCCATAAATACTCCTCATTTGGACAGAATGGCTTTTGAGGGCCAAAAATGGACCAACTTTTATGCTGCGGCAAGTGTGTGTACGCCTAGTAGAGCTGCGCTTTTAACAGGTAGGTTGCCGGTGAGGAGCGGCATGGCAAGTAATGAGACCCGAGTGCTTTTCCCCAACTCAAAAAATGGTCTGCCCAGTTATGAAATAACACTTGCCGAACAATTAAAAAAAGCAGGGTATACGACTGCGGCAATTGGTAAATGGCACTTGGGACACAAAGAAGAGTTTTTACCTACCAACAACGGTTTTGACTCCTACTTTGGTATACCCTATTCCAATGACATGGATAGAGTTGATAATACTATGGATTATTGGGAATTTTGGAGGCAACCGGATGACTCCATCAAAACTGAATACTTTAATGTTCCATTACTAAGGGATACTAAAATCATTGAACGCCCTGCAAATCAAAATACTATTACCAAGAGATATTCTGAAGAGGCGGTAAATTTTGTCAACAACATAAATGAGGACCCCTTCTTTTTATATTTAGCCCATAACTTACCACATATACCGCTTTTTGCCTCCAAAGACTTCTTAGGAAAAAGCAAACGTGGTCTTTATGGTGATGTTGTAGAGGAAATAGACAACGGCGTTGGTAGAATAATTACGGCCCTCAGAGAACAAGGACTTGAAGAAAATACGATTATAGTTTTTACTTCTGACAATGGGCCATGGTTGCCCTTTGAAAATAATGGAGGAAGTGCTGGACCATTACGGGCTGGAAAAGGTACCACTTGGGAAGGCGGTGTGCGTGAGCCAACCATATTTTGGGGTCCTGGTCTTATTCAAAAGGGCGTGGTTCAGGATTTAGGTAGTACTATGGATATTTTTTCGACATTCAGCCAACTGGCGGGAGTGGCCGTTCCGAGTGACCGTATTATAGATGGCATTGATTTGAGCGAGACACTATTAAATGGAATGCCCAGTACCAGAAAAAGTGTACTTTATTATAGAGGTACAAATCTTTTTGCAGCACGTCTTGGAGATTTTAAAGCCCATTTTATTACCCAAGGAGCATATGGAGCGTTTGGTGAACGAGAAGTTCACGAGCCTCCCCTTTTATTCAATCTTGCCTTTGATGCCGGAGAGCATTTTAATATAGCCGATAAACATCCAGCTATTATTTCAGAAATCAGAGAGCTCGTGAAGGAACATCAAAAAAATCTCGTGAAAGGAAAAGATCAACTCGTTGATAGGGAATAACCATAAAAAAACGGAGGTAAATCCTCCGTTTTCTATTTGATTTGGTAATTGTGTTAGCTTATTAGGATACCGCTTCTTCGTACCTTTTAGCAGCATTCAGTGCTTTTTTAATCGCATCTCTTTGCTTTACCAATAAACTCTCGGTAGATGGCGCGAGTATCATATCCTCATCACTTAATATCTCATTATATTCGTCTAGACTTGCCTTCTCGCCGCGTTCAACTTCTTCCAATATTCTTTCGGTATCATCACTAGATATTGAGGATGTTAAATTCATCCATGTTCTATGAATGTCTCCCTTCAGACTTCCACCTTTTTCTGGTAATTCTCCAAATTTGGTTATTTCATCCTTCAATTCATGTCCAAAATTGTATCGTTGCTGAATTTTATCGCCTAAGAATTTTTTTATGGATGGATTGTCTATCTTTTCTTGTGCCAACTTATATCCTTTCTCGGCGTCATATGTACGTGTTAATAAATCGTTTAATTTGTTTGAAATTTTTTCTGAATACTTCATTTATCTCTTATCATTTTAAATTCGTATGTGCTATTGACTCTCAATAACAACACTATATAAGATAACAGAATATCTCGGAAACACAAGTATTTACGGGGGTTTAGCATAGATTTAACGGTTTATGGAAGTATACGTTAAGGCAATTAACAAATGAAATTAAGAATCCAGTTTAAAATGCGTTGCACTATCAGATTTATTGATTTATATTTGCACCCGCTTTAAGTAAAGCAAAATGAATTAATAATCAGGGTCGGGCACCCTACAAATTAATGTGATATGCCAGTTAAAATTAGATTACAAAGACACGGGAAGAAAGGAAAGCCATTCTATTGGGTAGTAGCAGCGGATGCACGCGCAAAAAGAGATGGTAAATTTTTGGAGAAATTAGGAATCTACAACCCTAATACCAATCCAGCAACTATTGAATTAAATATTGATAATTCTGTACAATGGTTGCAAAATGGGGCACAACCTACTGATACGGCCAGAGCCATTTTATCATATAAAGGGGTGTTGTTAAAACACCATTTATTGGGTGGACTTCGAAAAGGAGCGCTAACCGAAGAGCAAGTGGAAGAGAAATTCAATGCTTGGCTAGCCGAGAAAGAAGCATCTGTAGCTGCTAAAGTTGGCGGACTAGACAAGGAAAAAGCTGAGGCTAGGGCCAAAGCTCTGGAGGCAGAGAAAGAAGTAAATGCAAAACGTGAGGCGGAAGCCGCTGCCGCTGCGTTACCTGAAACTCCCGAAGGCGTAAGTGCCGAGGAAGAAGTAGAGGCTTTAGAAGAAGCCCCTACTCCTGAAGCAATCGTGGAAACACCAGAAACTCCGCAACCGGACTTAGATAATGCTGATACAACACCTGTAGCTCCAATAGTTGAGGAAGAGGTTATTGAGGCCAATGAAGAAATGAAGGAAGCACCTTCTGTTGAAGAAGTGATGGAGAAGAGCGATGAAGAAGTGAAGCCTGCTAAGACCGGGGAGGAAGAATAATTAAGAAAATCTGAAACGATGCGAAAGGAAGATTGTTTCTACCTAGGTAAAATCGTTTCAAAATATAGTTTCAAGGGAGAAGTTCTTGTTAAATTAGATACGGACGATCCTGAAGTTTACGAAAATATGGAATCAGTATTTGTTTCTTTAGGAAACAACCTGGTTCCATTTTTTATTGATAGATGTCGGTTGCACAAATCCAATTTACTGCGTATTGACTTTGAAGAAGTGAAAACCGAATCGGACGCAGACCGCATAATGGGTTCATCACTATATCTACCGCTAAATATGTTGCCAACACTTTCCGGTAACAAATTCTATTTTCATGAGGTTATCGGTTTTACTGTAATGGATGAGGTGCATGGAGATATTGGAATTATTCAAAGCGTAAACGATAGTACGGCACAAGCCCTTTTTGAAGTCTTAAAAGGAGACAAGCAATTGCTTATCCCTATTAATGATGAAATAATAAGAAAAGTTGACCGCGAAACAAAGATTGTTCACGTCGCTACTCCTCCAGGACTGGTTGAGCTCTATTTGGAATAACAGAGACATTCCATATAATTCAGCAAATCTCAACAATATTCTATTTTTTGCAATATATTTAGTTTAAGAACTGAATTTTTAAATTTTGAACAGGATTTTAGTATTACTGGGGTTTATCCTATTAATTGGATGTACAGATTCAAAAAAACAAAAAGATGGTGAAGAAGAGCAAAGACCGCCTAATATCGTACTAATCTTTACGGATGATCAAGGTTATGCGGACGTTGGTGTTTATGGAGCCGACGATATTGCTACACCGAACTTGGACCGTATGGCTGAGGAAGGAACAATGTTTACCAACTATTATGCGGCCCAAGCCGTTTGTTCGGCATCAAGGGCTGGAATTTTAACGGGATGCTACCCTAATCGAATTGGTATCCATAATGCCCTTGGACCAGGGAATAAGAACGGTATTAACGATTCTGAACTAACCCTAGCAGAAATGCTAAAGCAGCATGGTTATAAAACGGGCATATTTGGTAAATGGCATTTGGGTCACCATGAGAAATTTCTTCCCACGCGTCATGGTTTTGATGAATGGTTCGGAATTCCCTATTCCAACGATATGTGGCCATATCACCCACAACAGGGAACTATTTTTAATTTTCCCGATTTACCCTTGTACGAAAATGAAACTGTGATTGATACTTTGATAGAGCAGTCTCAATTGACTACCCAGATTACAGAGCTTAGTGTGGATTTCATCAACCGGAACAAGGAAAAACCTTTTTTCTTGTACGTGCCCCATCCACAGCCCCACGTGCCGTTATTTGTTTCTGATAAATTTAAGGGCAAATCCGAAAGAGGTCTTTATGGCGATGTGATTTTGGAAATTGATTGGTCTGTCGGGGAGATAATAAAAGCTTTAAAGTCCAACGGGTTGGAAGAAAATACGATAGTGATTTTCACCTCAGATAATGGTCCTTGGTTGTCTTACGGAAACCATGCAGGCAGTGCATTCCCACTGCGTGAAGGAAAGGGAACGGCATGGGAGGGAGGGCAAAGAGAACCGTTTTTAGTTAAATATCCAGGTGTTGTCCCCTCAGGCAAAGTGAGTGATACGCCACTTATGGCTATTGATATTCTACCCACAATCGCCGATGCAACGGGTTCAAAACTTTCTGATAATAAGATTGATGGGAAAAGCGCTTGGAAGTTGTTTAAAGGGGAAACAGCGGAAAGTCCACAAGAGGCTTATTTCTTTTATTACAGGGTAAACGAACTTTTTGGGGTTCGTTATGGCAACTGGAAATTATACTTTCCGCACACCTATAGAACTATGGAAGGGCAAGAGCCTGGTAAAGATGGTCTACCTGGGGATTACAAAATGGTTGAAATGGACGAGATTGAGCTTTATGATGTAGTCAATGACAAAAGTGAAACAAACAATGTGGCCGCAGAAAACCCAGAGGTGGTTGAGAAAATACAGTTATTGGCAAACGACATCCGGTTTCGTTTAGGGGATTCCCTATTGGAGTTAGAGGGGACCGAAAACAGGGAACCGGGAATGGTGGATTGACTATTGCGATACCAAAGGAAAATTAGTTTTCCAACCTTTTATTCTAGAATATTGGAGATTTTCCCTTGTCCTTGTAAAACGTAAAACGTTGTAAAACATCATCGTTATTTCCAATCAAAATATTTCGTTGATCTCCCGTTGAAACCTCAATAATTTTTTTTGCGTCTTTTGCAGCATAAAATCCTATAGTTGCGCCACGGCGGACATCAAACGTACCCTTGCCATCACCTAACAAAAGAAGTCCTGTACTTGCGTCATTTCTGGGGGTTTCTATTTCCGAAACAAATAGATTTCCAACGGCAAGTACGTCCAAAAATCCATCATCGTTAAAATCCCTAACGAGCAAATCATTGATATTGGATAATTGAGCCAGATTGGGAAGGTCGGTAATTTTAAAATTCCCATCTCCCAAATTCTCCATGTAAACCGAGGCAAAGGTGTCGGTTACGTAATGCAGTGAATTTTTTAATTCCTCTTCCCCGTAAACCTCCTTTAATTCCAAAGAAGCAAACACGTCGTATTTTCCAATTTTATCCTTGAGCGCTGGAATTTGTTGGGATGAACATGAAAAACCCCTTAATGGAAAGTGTTTGTCATTGTTGTAATATCCAAGAACAATATCTCCATCGCCGTTACCATCAAAATCATTAAAATAAATATCAAACGGTTTTTCAGGACTGGTTTTGTATTTGTAATTGAGTCCAAGGTTTCCCACTATAAAATCCATATCTCCGTCTTCATCAAAATCACCTTGTTCAATACTAAACCACCAACCAGCGGTTTCTTTCAGAGTCGTTGGTTCTATTTTGGCCAGTATGCCATCTTTGTTTTCGAAAATGGTAATCGGCATCCATTCGCCAACCACTATTAAATCCAAATCATCATCCCCGTCATAATCTGACCATACCGCATCTGTAATCATTCCAATATCGGTCAGCTCTGGAGATAGTTCTTTGGTGCCATTTTTCAATGCTCCATTCTCGTTAATCAGTAACATGCTTGAGGTAGGAACGGGATATTTATGCGGGGTGTGTCTTCCCCCTACAAATAGATCTATATCCCCGTCTTTATCGTAATCAGATGCTTTGACCACCGAACCACTTATTCTATTTGCGTTCAGAATTGCCCCCTTGTTAAAACCTCCACGACTATCATTCAAGTAAAGTCTATCTGTATAATGAAAGTCATTTTGTTTATAGGCATTACCGCCACTTACAACGTAAAGGTCCTGAAACCCATCATTATTAATGTCTACAAAGACCGCATCCACATCCTCATAAGGTGCTTCTTTGTCCCAAAAAGAAGTATTGCTCTTGGCAAAATCCCCATTCTTATCTTGAACTAATAGCGTAGGGGACTGACCAGCTGCACCTCCAACATAGAAATCGTCTAAACCATCATTATTAATATCTCCTGTCGATAAAGCTGGACCAAATTGGGACAGCTTGTGGGGCAAAAGTATTTGTTCTTCAAAATCGTCAAAGTTGTTTTCCTGATGTAAAAATGTCCCGGAAAAAGTTGATGTTTGATCCACAAAGAGATGATTTTCTGTGTTTCCAAAATCGTAATTATTTTTCTGGTTGGATGCATCCATTGCGATTTTTAGAACTTGATTGGCATCAATATCTTGCTTAGCTGTTCTGTTTCCGTTTGGCCATTGAATCACTAAGCTATCAACTTCTGTAAGGTCTTTTAATCCGAAGTGTACAATCGATTCACTTGTGGAGTAAATACCTCTGACATTCGTGGTTTCTTGAGTCTGTACACCATTTTCAGTATATACATTGATTCTTGTTCCAAATAGAGGTCTGTTTTGATTATCCGTCAACTCAATTCTTAAGAAGTTTGTATTTGGAAGTACTTCTGAATTATTCCTGTAAATAAAAGCTTCCCTGTTTATGTTGTTTACGACCAAGTCCAGATCACCATCGTTGTCCAGATCTGCATAAGCCGAACCGTTCGAAAATGACTCCTCATCAAGTCCCCATTCATCGGCTATCTTATTGAAGTTTAAATCCCCTTCATTTTTATACGCATAATTTTTTAAGGGCTGGGAGGGCACCATATTCACTGCTTTTTCTAAATCTACAATGTCCCAGATACTGCTGATGTTTCCCCCATCAGGATTGTTCTGTAGATAATTTGCCCTAGTGGTATTAATATAATCAGCGACCTTTTTGTCGGCATCGGTATTTCTAATGTCCCTCAGCAGACCGTTGGTCACATACGTATCCTTATGTCCGTCATTGTCAAAATCTGCAATTAGGTTGGACCAGCTCCAGTCGGTAGCCGCCATATCGGCAAATTGCGCGATGTTACTAAAAGTGCCATTTCCATTGTTGAGCTGCAATGTGTTGTACATGTATTGATAGCCTCCACCATCTTCCACTACTTTCCAAAATGAGCTAATGTCCATTCCACTCATATTAGATTTTAGACGGAAGTTGTCTTCTGCAACCATGTCCAGTACGAATATGTCCAAATTTTCATCGTTATTGATATCGGCAACATCCACGCCCATGCTATAATACGAGGTCTGTTTTAAGGCATTTTTCTCCATACTGGAAAATGTACCATCTTGATTATTGATGAAAAGAAAATCAGGGGCGTAGAAATCATTGGCTACGTAAAGATCGGTCCATCCATCATTATTAAAATCGCTGGCGGACGCCGCATTGGGAAACCCTGTTCGTTGTATTCCGGATTTTTCTGTGACGTCCTCAAAATAACCTCCTTTGTTTTTATAAAGCTTTAATTTGTATTCAGGAAGCAGAAGGTTGTCC
This sequence is a window from Maribacter aestuarii. Protein-coding genes within it:
- a CDS encoding VCBS repeat-containing protein encodes the protein MKIRYCYIYFAILLSGCTPTSETTAENKKLFTLLSPEETGVDFNNNIKDDKEKNIFLYANFYGGAGVGVGDFNNDGLQDLFFAGNMVPDKLYLNQGNLNFKDATTQSGIEDFEGWSTGVTVADINNDGHMDIYVSRELYDENPDWRRNLLYVNNGDGTFKEEAKKYKVANTQRTRHATFLDYDRDGLLDLFLLTQPPNPGSLSQYFDTDNLLLPEYKLKLYKNKGGYFEDVTEKSGIQRTGFPNAASASDFNNDGWTDLYVANDFYAPDFLFINNQDGTFSSMEKNALKQTSYYSMGVDVADINNDENLDIFVLDMVAEDNFRLKSNMSGMDISSFWKVVEDGGGYQYMYNTLQLNNGNGTFSNIAQFADMAATDWSWSNLIADFDNDGHKDTYVTNGLLRDIRNTDADKKVADYINTTRANYLQNNPDGGNISSIWDIVDLEKAVNMVPSQPLKNYAYKNEGDLNFNKIADEWGLDEESFSNGSAYADLDNDGDLDLVVNNINREAFIYRNNSEVLPNTNFLRIELTDNQNRPLFGTRINVYTENGVQTQETTNVRGIYSTSESIVHFGLKDLTEVDSLVIQWPNGNRTAKQDIDANQVLKIAMDASNQKNNYDFGNTENHLFVDQTSTFSGTFLHQENNFDDFEEQILLPHKLSQFGPALSTGDINNDGLDDFYVGGAAGQSPTLLVQDKNGDFAKSNTSFWDKEAPYEDVDAVFVDINNDGFQDLYVVSGGNAYKQNDFHYTDRLYLNDSRGGFNKGAILNANRISGSVVKASDYDKDGDIDLFVGGRHTPHKYPVPTSSMLLINENGALKNGTKELSPELTDIGMITDAVWSDYDGDDDLDLIVVGEWMPITIFENKDGILAKIEPTTLKETAGWWFSIEQGDFDEDGDMDFIVGNLGLNYKYKTSPEKPFDIYFNDFDGNGDGDIVLGYYNNDKHFPLRGFSCSSQQIPALKDKIGKYDVFASLELKEVYGEEELKNSLHYVTDTFASVYMENLGDGNFKITDLPNLAQLSNINDLLVRDFNDDGFLDVLAVGNLFVSEIETPRNDASTGLLLLGDGKGTFDVRRGATIGFYAAKDAKKIIEVSTGDQRNILIGNNDDVLQRFTFYKDKGKSPIF